The DNA segment TAGTACATAAAGAGTGATATGGTAACTAGCTGTTTATAGTCTTGGACTTGAGTACCCGAGTTGCTTGAATAGAGATACAGACGTACTATCCCAGATATcatggttgagtatgcatgttatatattttcatgtttatatgtatgttttatgtgcatatattatcTCACGATTATTTTCTTTCATGCATTATTGTGTTGAGCTTGTACCATAATATAACCAATAGTGGGGTTCTCAGTCTTGAGTTCTTGAGTTGATGGTTGGAACAATTGGTTACCATATCAGGTCGTCTATATACACAGTCTTATTTATAGTGTATGAGCCACCTATTGATGTGACGGTCCAATGTGCTATATAACATTATGTCACTTGATTGAACAAGAATTTTATTGTGATAGGTTTCTGGTACTCATTCATTTGCATTGCCATTCATAAAAATTGTATACTCGCTCACGTCCTCGGTTTTTTTCTTGTACACCCCATTCTATGGAGCGAGGCTTAGGCTAGACAGACCAAGAAGTAGAAGTTTTTGAGTTGCAGCAATCCCAAGGATGGCATGTTTCCGGTATCAGGTTTTGGTTGAGGATATTTAATTTCAGTACTTTATTCGATgagattgaataaataatatttcacTTTTGGTTTAAAGGCCGGTTGTATTCAACCGGTTTTTTGGTTACAATGATTATCCTGTTTTAAGTtttaaatttcatgcctaagtATGATTAGTAGGTGAGCCCGGAGCGGGTCGCTACACAAACACTCAAGTAGAGACACTCATCAAAAATAATGCAAGTTTATCAGATTAcagtttttctttttaaaaaaaaatatataattttatgtacATCAGTTTATCAGGTTATTTTACAAGgacattttatattaattatttttgtatttcTCAGAGTTTCGAAATACCAAATAGGGGGAAATTATCGGACAATTATAAGTTTTGTTGTTTTAACAATCTAAGACAAAAACTGATCAAGTCATATAGATATCAAGTCAACTGAACTGAATGGAAAATGGACTACTAAATTGGACTAGACAACGAAACTGAATAATCTCGATTGAGAATTTTGTGaatatcaaatttaaagatcaGTATTTAGTCCAATTCGATACATTCTCTGAAGCATATCAGTTTATCTTATAACACTGCTAGAATCGGATAAAATTTTGCTTACAAAATTGACTTTGAAAAGTATGAGCACTACCAAGTGTAGTATTGTCAAAAAGGACAAGTGACGTGGACAAGATATGGTTAACGACTATTATATTTGAAATGGATATAATTAGACTCGTCAATTCGGGTTTGGCCCGTCGGGCCAACCCGCCCTACCATTAAAAAATGGCGGGTTGGGTCATGCTTTTTTCGGCCCGTCAAGAGGCGGACCGAAACGAACTGACCCGTTTGGGCCACGGGCCAGGGCGGGGCGGGCTGGCCCGCGGGTCGGCccgtcaattttttttttttacatttaaaaatttatattataattaatattttaaatttttatgtaTGATTGATAAGTTTTAAACAATTTTTattgtttcaaatattttataaatgattataagatctaaataatttatatgatttttgataatgtatttttaattgattatttttaaaattttattgtatttataatgatttatttattgttaatgagcttttaaatatgtatatcatttataaatatttatttatgatttttaaatatttttttaaaaaaaattaattttttttcaaatttatggcGGGTTGGCTCGCCCAACCCGCAATCCATGACGGGTTGGGTTGGGCTGGGCTATTCCCAACCCGCCTTCAATTTGGGCCGGCCTGCCCCACCCCGCCCCGCCCGATGGCGGTCCAGGGCTGGGCAGGGTGGGCCGGCCCGAATTGAAAGGTCTATATATAATTCAAGTTATGTGACCATTATAACATATGTCTAGAAATAGAAAATGATGGATATATTAGTCAGGCTATGTGCGTGGCAAACTTCGCTTATTATCAAGTATTCAAGCTTTCAAGAGCTCACCTGATCAAAATTATAATAGCGCAGTTTCATCTTTTATAATCCCATTGTGGATCATTTTAGTGCTTGAGTTTCAAGTTGATTTATTTGTTTGCAAGTTGTTAAAGGTAATGTAATGAAGAGTAAACTAGGAGTTTTAGACTTTTAGTTAGGTAGTTTTAAGTCCTAACTGAATTGGATTGTTACAAGTGTTGTAATCATCGAAGTCTTCTAGTGCATATCTTTCTTACAAGGAAGAAGGGTGACATAGGAGTTATTCAAGTATCTAACATCCAGAAATATATTGTTACACTTTTTCTTATAGAAAATTTTTACTTATCCGGCTGAATATTTTGTTCAATCTATCATATAGGTTATTTTCCACACATAACTGATTTGTTACCCAAATGACATTGACAAATCGAGAATTGCAAATTTCAAGTTGTTAACCTAACCGAATTATTAGAAATTTAGTGTGATTGTTTATCCAACCCCTTTTTAATCAATCACCCGATCCTAACAAATTCATTTaagtttaatatatatatatatatatatacaaacatTTTGCCGTTTcctttttctctattttttaattatatataaaaaatagtaCAAGAACATAATGAGTAATGTGACCATATATATGAATtcgtaattttattatattttacatatatatatatataatatatatatatatatatatatatacacattttgccgtttcctttttctctattttttaattatatataaaaaatagtaCAAGAACATAATGCGTAATGTAGCCATATGAATtcgtaattttattatattttacttTTGTGTGGATAAAACTCCACGGACGGGGCAATATGGGAGGCTGGAAGATCCCTATCAATTCATTAAAAGACTAAAAAACAAAGGAGAGGAGGAAGTGATCACGACAGTTGGTGAGTAGTGAGTTAAATAGTTTTAACTATTTAGGTAATGGTTGAAAGAGTTTGTgaagaaaagtttaaaaatactttttaaGAGATCTCTCAACACTTTCTTAGTCTTCTTAAGCTTCGTCATAACATATGAAAagagtatattatatataatgaaatCCATATATAGTTGTCCATGTACTAAAAGTAATATTTGCAACTGTTTAAAAAgtgattaaataattaaaaaactttaaaatattttttttaaacagcTGCAAACACTACTTAAATCCACGTTACTAATTATATTTGTAGCGTTTGCCCACAAGGAAAAGGTCAGTTTTCTTGTGTGTTGTAAGTCCAGTAGACTCTTCCATGTCCACGTCTTCTTCCTTCATTCCATTGGGCAACTCCCACTCGAAGGAGTAGAGAAGATTGGCGAGTGCAAGTTCAAAAGTTGCGACACCAATATTCATTCCGGGGCATCCTCTTCTGCCCGATCCAAATGGGATCAGACCGTAATCATGTCCCTTGTAGTCGATAGTGCTATTCAAGAATCGCTCTGGCATAAATTCAGTAGGGTTTTCCCAATATTCGGGGTCTAAACCGATCGCATAAATATTCACATACATCATGGTTTTTGGTGGGATATCGTACCCATCTATGGTGCAATGTTGTGTACTTTCTCTTGGAACGGAGAGCGGAGTTGGAGGAAACATTCTCAGTGTTTCCTTCGTGACTGCTTTTAGATAAGGAAGATTTTTgatatcatcttcatctacgacACCTTTGTTTCCTATTACATTCCACACTTCTTCTTGTGCTTTCTTCATTTCTTGGGGTTTCTTGATTAGAGCCGTCATGCCCCACGCTATCAATGATGAAATTGTATCCGTTCCAGCGATCAATACgttctataataaataaaaatttgtcacacataaaattattttaaagtcatatattcgatatttggaCATTGATAGGATGATTGAATATGCaatatgattttttggaaatgttaatttgatttttagacTTAGTTTCGGtaagggaaaattgcaaatttagtcctgtatgtttgtcactttgcgattttggtcctttatgttttcacatttcagttttagtcatgtatgtttcgatttttggcaatttcggtcctttttcttcgaaaatgctgacgtggcactgtacacgtcagctccacatcagcattgaatttgtgccacgtcagcgccacatcggaaaaaggactaaaattgccaaaaaaataaagatagcggactaaaactgcaatttgaaaatataaaggaccaaaatcgcaaagtgacaaacatacaggaccaaaaaagcaattttcccgtTTCGGTAATTCAtagatttggtgaaaataaataGGAATTAATATGATATAAATGGTTTTCCACAAGATTGTATTAATTGAGAAATACGTGAGATATTGTTCGTGGtaaattaagtgttggttgaggtaGGTATGAGCTGTTTttattacgacgcctataatgaCATGTAATAATATTAAGTATTTTATAGTGAGTAACGTGCCTTATGTGCTTCTTGTGAATTGTATGATGCATTCACgcattttttattattgttaataTGCAGAGTTGAGAATAATCTCTAtttgttttataaaatattaatcagGACATAGGCTCTTTCACTTTCTCTCTTTTCAAAAAGTTATAAGTAATCAcagaagaataaaaaaaatcttaaaaaatGGTTAAGCGCCAACTTTACTCCCTCTAcctgatatatatttatgtcgTTGCATGAGTAATATCGTTATCCTGGCGTAACTCACAGATGCTATAAAATAATTGGTCAAAGGGGAAGGTAAAAAAACATAGGGTACGTAGCTAGATGTGAAAGTCATACCATCAGAATTCCCTTGATATTATCCCAATCAATCTGAACAGCGGCGGTTTGGTCTTGTTTCAACTTGATCATCAGATCAAGAATGTCCCCATTCATTGATTCGGGCCGATTCGGATCAAGATGATCATCTATAAGTTGTTGATAAATATTATCCAATTCCCTGAAGTTCTTCTCGAGTCTTGAATGCATCCCAGTAAATTTATCAATCCAACCCAACAAAGGGAAATAATCACCCAAAAAAAAGGCCGTTCCGGTCACTTGAGCTTCTTCAAAGACCTCATCGAACCTCTTTTTACCCATTTCATCGTACTTCTTCCCGAATCCGGCTCGACATATGATCCTGTTTGTTAGAAGGAAAGCGGCCCGACTCACGTTTATGAGCCCGGACGAATCCGATGTTTTGGTCATTTCTTCGATCATGCGAGAAACTTCTTCTTTTCGAATGGGAAGAAACGAAACCACCTGTTTAACGCTAAAAAGATGACTGAGGCTCAGTTTCCTCATTTCCCTCCAGGTTTGGTCATAGCTTGAGAAAGTGATGTCCTTGCCATTATAAGAATATTTCTGGAAGCCAATTAGTGCTGGCCTTCCCGCCATTGCTAGGTCATTATGTTTCAAGGCTAACATGGCTACTCTTGCAGAAGAAATCGCGATCGCGTGCCGAGAGCCGAATTTCATCCACATGAGAGGGCCATGCTTTTTAGCTAGTTGGTGGAGGTAGAGGTGGGGGTGTGTGGGATCGAATTGGTGCAGTATCCCGATTAGCGGGAGCCCTTTGGGACCTGGTGGAAGGCGACCACTTTTCTTGGAATTTTTTGGTTTAAAGATATTGAAAAGGATAATCATTGAGAAAGATAGTACCAGGAGAAGGAAAAGCATGGTGTTCATGGTACATGCACAAAACAACATTGTTGTTTTTTGGGTTTGTATTTCTACTGATGATTGAGATATCTCTTATTTATAAAGGcgtgggttttttttttataataataatagaaaaaTGTTATATGTATAACGAGAGTTATAAATTGAGTTATAAAATgcatttgaaattacaaaattatccttcCATTTTATTTGGAGAAACACTTTCAAAATTACATTtaggataattttgtaatttaaaatttattttataatctaACGTGTAATCTcatttgtaatatatatatatatatatatatatatatatatatatatacacacgtaCTTTTTCATATGCATTCTTGGTCTTCATTGTGtaataaaatgatttaattaatttgacAAGAGATACATGACATTAATATAATTTGCCGAAATTAATAGTCAGTTTGATATAAAGtattaacttaaaaaaattgaaaaattgcaattttaatctgttaattttgtcattttgtgattttgatcTTTTATGTTTTTAGATTTCATCGATTTTTAGTAATTTTTGACCTTTTTGTTGGAAATGCTGATGTATCACTCACTACACACGTCAGCTTCATATCAGCGTTGTATTGGTGTTAAATCAATGTCACGTCGAAAAACGGACTCAAATTgtcaagaaaaaaaacaaatatagtggatcaaaactaaaatctgaaaatatagataATCAAAATCGTAAAAAGACAAAAGTACAAAACCAATTAACAAGGAATTTTTcctgaaaaataattttatctttttaaaatgttgttattgaataaataaaaatgattttgacGTTTCGATAAGTGTTATAAAAtggttttgtgtttttttttttatgtttttgtatTAAGACTGCTTTTGTAACCTAACGTTAccatttttcagaaaaacattttttttaattttaataagttttattttaatCTTTTGACTTCTTTGACGTGACTTTAATACTTTCAATATAGCGACCctacccagatccactacctaatcagagtaatTAGCGCATGCAGTAAATAATTAAAGCATAAAGAGCGGATAGTTTAAATACAATAAAtctaatcggcagaatacaaccgaagaCA comes from the Henckelia pumila isolate YLH828 chromosome 1, ASM3356847v2, whole genome shotgun sequence genome and includes:
- the LOC140874031 gene encoding cytochrome P450 83B1-like; amino-acid sequence: MRKLSLSHLFSVKQVVSFLPIRKEEVSRMIEEMTKTSDSSGLINVSRAAFLLTNRIICRAGFGKKYDEMGKKRFDEVFEEAQVTGTAFFLGDYFPLLGWIDKFTGMHSRLEKNFRELDNIYQQLIDDHLDPNRPESMNGDILDLMIKLKQDQTAAVQIDWDNIKGILMNVLIAGTDTISSLIAWGMTALIKKPQEMKKAQEEVWNVIGNKGVVDEDDIKNLPYLKAVTKETLRMFPPTPLSVPRESTQHCTIDGYDIPPKTMMYVNIYAIGLDPEYWENPTEFMPERFLNSTIDYKGHDYGLIPFGSGRRGCPGMNIGVATFELALANLLYSFEWELPNGMKEEDVDMEESTGLTTHKKTDLFLVGKRYKYN